The proteins below are encoded in one region of Metabacillus dongyingensis:
- a CDS encoding NAD(P)/FAD-dependent oxidoreductase, producing the protein MKNTYECIIIGAGIAGLQAAIQLGRYNRRVLVIDSGSGRSSLCRSYHNILGWPEGVSGKTLRELGKGQAERSGVHFLNGYATSVSKADSIFHVKTENGESYKAMRILLATGLTDRLPHLPNLYPCLGISIYVCPDCDGYEVQGKKTLVLGSGSSGANMALTLTYWTKDLTYINHEKEDLPEDLKMKLREEGIGCVDEAIDSVLVNGSSAFTGVQLSDGRRIYGDRAFAAFGGNTVHSELAGMLGAERLENKHVVVNPRTKETSVRHVWAAGDVGVHSEQVTIAMGDGCQAAIWIHKSLL; encoded by the coding sequence TACGAATGCATTATCATCGGCGCAGGTATTGCAGGTCTTCAGGCTGCTATACAGCTTGGACGCTATAATCGCAGGGTTCTGGTGATTGATTCAGGTTCAGGCCGTTCTTCTTTATGCAGGAGCTACCATAATATTTTAGGATGGCCTGAGGGCGTAAGCGGAAAAACGCTTCGTGAACTTGGTAAAGGACAGGCAGAACGGTCAGGTGTTCATTTCTTAAATGGGTATGCAACAAGTGTCAGTAAAGCTGATTCTATCTTTCATGTGAAGACAGAAAATGGTGAGAGTTATAAGGCAATGAGAATTTTACTGGCTACCGGCTTAACTGATCGCCTGCCTCACTTGCCTAATTTGTACCCATGTCTTGGGATTAGTATTTATGTCTGCCCTGACTGTGACGGCTATGAGGTGCAGGGAAAAAAAACATTGGTGCTAGGATCAGGGTCTTCTGGAGCTAATATGGCTCTCACTCTTACATATTGGACAAAAGATCTTACCTATATCAATCATGAAAAAGAAGATTTGCCTGAGGATCTAAAAATGAAATTGCGTGAAGAAGGGATTGGCTGCGTGGATGAAGCAATTGATTCTGTATTAGTAAATGGATCTTCTGCGTTTACAGGAGTTCAGCTCTCTGATGGAAGAAGGATATACGGTGACCGTGCATTTGCTGCGTTTGGAGGCAATACTGTTCATTCTGAATTGGCCGGAATGCTCGGAGCAGAAAGACTCGAGAACAAGCATGTAGTGGTGAATCCAAGAACTAAAGAGACGAGTGTCCGGCATGTCTGGGCTGCTGGAGATGTCGGAGTTCATTCTGAACAAGTTACGATTGCCATGGGAGATGGCTGTCAGGCTGCAATTTGGATTCACAAGAGTTTGCTTTAG
- the fabF gene encoding beta-ketoacyl-ACP synthase II: MKKRVVVTGLGAITPVGNTAEESFDRIKKGISGIGPLSHIDSSIYNVKVAAEVKDFKPEEYMDMKEARRMGRFTQLAVAASKMAVKDAELTIDENNAERVGVWIGSGIGGLGEFEEQHIKFLDKGVRRVSPFIIPMLIPDLAAGRVSIELGAKGINSCTVTACASGANSIGDSFKVIQRGDADVMITGGTEAAITPMTVAGFSNMTALSANPDPQTASRPFDKNRNGFVIGEGAGILILEELNHALARGAKIYGEIAGYGATGDAFHITTPAPEGEGGQRSMIMALQDAELKPEDVDYINAHGTSTHYNDLYETQAIKAVFGRHAYKLQISSTKSMTGHLLGAAGAIEAIFSVMAIRDKVIPPTINYETADPELDLDYVPNEARNQDLNTVLSNSLGFGGHNVTLVFKKYN; this comes from the coding sequence ATGAAAAAAAGAGTTGTTGTAACAGGTCTTGGAGCCATCACTCCGGTTGGAAATACAGCGGAAGAAAGCTTTGACCGCATTAAAAAAGGGATAAGCGGAATTGGACCCTTATCTCATATTGATTCTAGTATCTATAACGTGAAAGTTGCTGCAGAAGTAAAAGATTTTAAACCCGAAGAGTATATGGATATGAAAGAAGCGCGAAGAATGGGCAGGTTTACTCAGCTGGCTGTAGCTGCAAGCAAAATGGCTGTGAAAGATGCTGAGCTTACAATTGATGAAAACAATGCAGAGAGAGTCGGAGTCTGGATTGGTTCGGGCATCGGCGGTTTAGGAGAGTTTGAAGAGCAGCACATTAAATTTCTGGACAAAGGTGTAAGACGGGTAAGCCCCTTTATTATTCCAATGCTGATTCCTGACCTTGCAGCTGGGAGAGTATCTATTGAGCTTGGTGCAAAAGGAATCAACTCTTGTACAGTAACGGCCTGTGCGAGCGGGGCTAATTCAATAGGAGATTCCTTTAAAGTGATACAGCGGGGAGATGCGGATGTCATGATTACCGGCGGAACAGAAGCAGCCATTACTCCAATGACGGTTGCCGGGTTTTCAAATATGACAGCCTTGTCTGCAAATCCTGATCCTCAAACAGCCTCCAGGCCTTTTGATAAAAACAGAAATGGATTTGTTATCGGAGAGGGGGCAGGCATTTTAATACTTGAAGAGCTTAATCATGCACTGGCCAGGGGAGCCAAGATCTATGGAGAAATTGCCGGGTATGGGGCAACAGGTGATGCTTTCCATATTACAACACCTGCACCAGAAGGCGAAGGCGGTCAGCGTTCGATGATAATGGCGCTGCAGGATGCAGAATTAAAGCCTGAAGATGTAGATTATATTAATGCTCATGGCACAAGCACTCATTATAATGATCTTTACGAAACACAGGCCATCAAAGCCGTCTTCGGCCGTCATGCCTATAAGCTCCAAATTTCCTCAACCAAGTCCATGACAGGTCACCTGCTGGGTGCAGCCGGTGCTATAGAAGCTATTTTTTCTGTCATGGCTATTAGAGATAAGGTGATTCCGCCTACAATAAATTATGAGACAGCCGATCCTGAACTTGATTTGGATTACGTTCCGAATGAAGCAAGAAATCAGGACCTGAACACTGTTTTAAGCAATTCACTTGGATTTGGCGGTCATAACGTGACGCTTGTTTTTAAAAAATATAATTAG
- a CDS encoding TerD family protein: MGVTLSKGQKVDLTKTNPGLQNVIVGLGWDVSQHGSTYDLDASAFLLGQSGKVNSDLDFVFYNNPNGGNSSILYTGDNRTGAGHQDDEQIQIHLTAVPQSIHRIAFTITIHDAQMKQQNFGQVQNAYVRIFNPANNEELIRFNLGRDFTVETAIVAAELYRHNGEWKFNAIASGFQGGLAALCRNFGVSVDDEPAPAAGIHSQGFQQNQAQPSYSQPSPVYGQQNQAFGQQSPSYNQQTPSFGQPAHGQTNSQPPAQGSQTYSGENISCIRCHSTNVRTGEKGFGLGKAAVGGLILGPVGLLGGFIGKNKLKFTCNSCGNSWSPNQTDYADWANQQKRKAMELFQKYKSQDVLEAVVSACALVGMADGRLDPAERQKMMEFVNQSEELRVFDTNKVIQQFNLYVQRIERDPMIGRAEAFKALGKVRSKPEIARLVARYCIAIGYADGHFDHNEQRVVADICNELGLNPNEFLS, encoded by the coding sequence ATGGGTGTTACGCTCAGCAAAGGTCAAAAAGTTGATTTAACAAAGACCAATCCTGGTCTTCAGAATGTCATTGTAGGATTAGGATGGGACGTGAGCCAGCATGGATCTACGTACGATCTCGATGCTTCGGCGTTTTTGCTGGGACAGTCCGGCAAAGTAAATAGTGATCTTGACTTCGTTTTTTACAATAATCCGAACGGCGGAAATAGCTCGATTCTATACACTGGTGATAATCGCACAGGTGCAGGACATCAGGATGATGAACAAATTCAGATTCATTTAACAGCTGTTCCCCAGTCCATTCACCGCATTGCCTTTACAATCACAATTCATGATGCACAAATGAAGCAGCAAAACTTCGGACAAGTCCAAAATGCATATGTGCGAATCTTTAATCCTGCTAATAATGAAGAGCTCATTCGATTTAATCTTGGCAGAGACTTCACAGTTGAAACAGCGATTGTGGCAGCAGAGCTTTACCGACATAACGGCGAATGGAAATTCAATGCGATTGCAAGCGGCTTCCAAGGCGGCCTTGCAGCATTGTGCCGCAATTTCGGGGTATCTGTTGATGATGAGCCTGCACCAGCGGCAGGAATTCATTCACAAGGATTTCAGCAAAACCAGGCTCAGCCTTCATACTCCCAGCCTTCACCAGTATACGGGCAGCAGAATCAGGCATTTGGACAGCAGAGTCCGTCCTATAATCAGCAAACTCCATCGTTTGGTCAACCTGCGCATGGTCAAACAAATTCTCAGCCTCCTGCTCAAGGATCACAGACATACAGCGGCGAGAACATCAGCTGTATCCGCTGTCATTCAACAAATGTCCGGACAGGCGAAAAAGGATTTGGTCTTGGTAAAGCGGCTGTCGGCGGATTAATTCTTGGTCCTGTCGGATTATTGGGAGGATTTATCGGAAAAAACAAGCTGAAGTTCACATGCAACAGCTGCGGAAATTCCTGGTCTCCAAATCAGACGGATTATGCAGACTGGGCCAACCAGCAAAAAAGAAAAGCAATGGAATTGTTTCAGAAATACAAGAGCCAGGATGTGCTTGAAGCTGTAGTTTCCGCATGCGCACTAGTAGGAATGGCAGATGGCAGATTAGATCCGGCAGAACGCCAAAAAATGATGGAATTTGTGAATCAGAGTGAGGAATTGCGCGTTTTTGATACAAATAAAGTCATTCAGCAGTTCAATCTATATGTACAGCGCATTGAAAGGGATCCTATGATCGGCCGTGCTGAAGCATTTAAAGCACTTGGCAAAGTCAGATCAAAGCCTGAAATTGCAAGACTTGTTGCACGCTACTGCATCGCAATTGGCTATGCTGACGGTCATTTCGACCACAATGAACAAAGAGTGGTAGCTGATATCTGCAATGAACTCGGATTGAATCCGAATGAATTTCTTTCTTAA
- a CDS encoding 5'-deoxyadenosine deaminase, which produces MGSLLIKNAEIITMNEQNDIFTGDIFIKDDLIAAIGTNLQNPAEKVIDAARRTIIPGFVQTHIHLCQTLFRGRGDDLELLDWLKKRIWPLEASHDGESVYYSAMLGIGELIQSGTTTIVDMETVHHTDFAFQAIAASGIRALSGKVMMDKGFDVPAGLREKTETSIQESVDLLAKWNLYDNGRIRYAFSPRFVISCTEQLLKEVRGLSIEYDVKVHTHASENQEEIKIVLEETGMRNIVYLDHLGLANERLILAHCVWLDENEKRIIKERGIHVSHCPGSNLKLASGVADTKGLLDMNVSLSLGADGAPCNNNLDMFNEMRLAALLQKPIHGPAAMDAKTVFKMATIGGAKAVGLEDEIGSLEIGKKADMVILNLNQFHTYPSEADTISRIVYSAGRGDVETTIINGKIVMENGFMKTMNKEVILREANRSIHRLLKRAALT; this is translated from the coding sequence ATGGGCTCTCTTCTTATTAAAAATGCTGAGATCATTACAATGAATGAACAGAATGATATTTTCACAGGAGATATTTTCATAAAAGATGATCTGATTGCAGCGATTGGAACCAATCTGCAGAACCCTGCTGAAAAAGTCATTGATGCTGCGAGGCGGACTATTATTCCGGGGTTTGTTCAAACACATATTCACTTATGCCAGACTCTATTCCGCGGCAGAGGAGACGATCTTGAGTTATTGGATTGGCTGAAAAAAAGAATTTGGCCTCTTGAAGCATCCCATGACGGGGAATCTGTCTATTATTCTGCGATGCTTGGAATTGGGGAATTGATTCAAAGCGGTACCACAACCATCGTTGATATGGAAACCGTACACCATACCGATTTTGCTTTTCAGGCCATTGCTGCTAGCGGAATACGTGCGTTATCAGGAAAAGTCATGATGGATAAAGGATTTGACGTGCCGGCAGGACTTAGAGAGAAAACGGAGACCTCAATCCAGGAAAGTGTTGATTTGCTTGCGAAATGGAATTTATATGATAACGGCAGGATCCGTTATGCTTTTTCTCCGAGGTTTGTCATTTCCTGCACAGAGCAGCTGTTAAAGGAAGTAAGAGGATTATCGATTGAATATGATGTGAAAGTACATACACATGCTTCTGAAAATCAAGAAGAAATTAAGATCGTTCTTGAAGAAACAGGCATGAGAAACATCGTCTATTTAGATCATCTCGGTCTTGCGAATGAACGCCTTATTCTTGCCCACTGCGTCTGGCTGGATGAGAATGAGAAGCGGATTATTAAAGAACGCGGCATACATGTAAGCCATTGTCCCGGTTCAAATCTTAAACTCGCTTCCGGTGTAGCAGATACAAAGGGACTTCTCGATATGAATGTGAGTTTAAGTCTTGGAGCTGATGGTGCTCCCTGCAATAATAACCTGGATATGTTTAATGAAATGAGGCTTGCTGCCCTTCTTCAAAAGCCGATTCATGGCCCTGCAGCCATGGATGCGAAAACGGTTTTTAAAATGGCGACGATTGGCGGAGCAAAGGCCGTTGGCTTAGAAGATGAAATCGGCAGCCTTGAGATTGGGAAAAAAGCAGATATGGTCATTCTGAATCTCAATCAGTTCCACACATACCCTTCAGAAGCAGATACAATTTCAAGAATTGTTTACTCTGCCGGACGAGGTGATGTTGAGACAACAATCATTAATGGAAAAATCGTGATGGAAAACGGATTCATGAAAACAATGAATAAGGAAGTCATATTAAGAGAAGCCAACCGCTCCATTCATCGCCTGCTGAAAAGAGCGGCATTGACTTAG
- a CDS encoding PTS sugar transporter subunit IIB yields MNILLCCAAGMSTSLLVSKMEASAKEQGLDCRIWAVGASEVNKHLDQADVLLVGPQVRYLLPQLKTKGQERGIPVDSINMLHYGTCNGKEVLNFALGLINSAKG; encoded by the coding sequence GTGAATATTTTACTATGCTGTGCTGCTGGGATGTCAACAAGCCTGCTTGTTTCTAAAATGGAAGCAAGCGCGAAGGAGCAAGGACTTGATTGCAGGATATGGGCTGTTGGCGCCAGTGAAGTAAACAAGCATTTGGATCAGGCGGATGTCCTGCTCGTAGGACCGCAAGTCCGCTATTTGCTGCCGCAATTAAAGACAAAGGGGCAGGAACGCGGAATTCCGGTTGATTCCATCAATATGCTGCATTATGGAACATGCAATGGAAAGGAAGTTCTAAATTTTGCGCTTGGACTTATTAATTCAGCTAAGGGGTGA